The nucleotide window GAGCTATAACTTCAGTgacctgtatatataaataatatggcctactgtttccttattttttttttattattctaaagaacattattacaattctttaataaaattgaacttagattcttaactaattttctttttagatcaAAGTGTCagctaaattttctatttatcacTTGGTCAATTACCTCATATTGTATCAGAACAGCtgttctaaacaaaattaaacgaaATTGTTGCTATACGTTTCATGCCTTTTTATGACCATCATTTTTGGGTTTAcactttctgaaaatatattttagttttcaagtaaaaatgctctttatatttacttttccaGATTGATTCTACGTATACGTTGTGATTCAACAATTTCACAGTGCCCACTCGGAATGAAGTTTGGTTGCGATCCTTTGACAGAAGCTCCTCATCTTCTTGAAGTTGCAAATTCATTGGGGCTGAACGTTGTTGGCATTAGCTTTCATGTTGGCTCCGGTTGCCAGGATCCACCAGTGTTTGAACGTGCTATTACTGCAGCTCGTAATCTTTTTGACATTGGTCTTCATCTTggatttaatatgaatatattggACATTGGTGGAGGATTTCCTGGCAACAAAGGGACTTCCATTGAcaaggtatattttttaatatttgtgtctGATTTCTTTATAATCAATTAAAGTGTTTTCTAGCTGAAATTATGTTCTGTAAATTCTTTTTCAACactttattaaaacctttttttatatttctactttcaggttttttcagaaaaaaatgttttgaaggttttttaataaatttttttaggaaaataaatcttaaaagaatattaagatGATAATAATCAGTCAGTTAGTTGCTGCAGTTAATacagagttttattttatatttacaggaaCTGTTTAAACATAATCACCTCACAAATTCAAACATATGTCACAGTACCATTTTTTTATACCGTCATTGTACACTTGTACTGCCAAGTTCTTCAACTATTCATTGAAAACTTATTTCAGCTCATCATAGTCTTGAAATTTCAGCTCATCATAGTCTTGAAAGTGCCTACCTCCAAAAAAATCTTTCAACTTTGGGACTAAGTGGTAGTCACTAGTCGCCAAGTCACGGTTGTATGATGAAAACATCCCAACCAAAACAGTGAAGCAAAGCTCGAATTTCTATAGCTGAATGTGATTGAGCATTATTGTGGACAAAGACAGTGCTGCTGGACAGCATACTACACCATTTTGTTCTGTCTAGCTTGTCACAGGTAGTGGAGTATCTTGATAGTATGCTTCTGAATTTATTGTTTGTCCTCTTGACATGAAATTAACCAGTAGAATGCCCTCTCAATCACAAAACACAATCACTATCACTTTGCACATACTGAGAGCTTGTTTTGCTTTTTTCAGCTTTGTAGGTGATTTAGAATGTTAACATTCCATTGATTGACACTTTACTTCAGTTATTTTATGAGAGGCCTATGTCTCATAACTGGTAAAAATGTGATCCAAAAGTTAGTCAACTTCTTAAGGATAACACGTGATAAATGTTAAAGTGGCTTACATTCTTTGGTTTTGTGATCATCAGACAATCAAGATACCCATTTGGCATACATTTTTTGTAACCAAGATGGATAGTAACAATTTCATGAAGTAACAATTCTAAAATTTCAGGAAAAACTGTGTAAACCATCTGACCTGAAACATCTATTCTCCTGCTTCTTGTcatttttgggggggggggggttctttAGTGACGAGGTTTGGTCAACCAGATTGTTCATCATCGtgcatatttgttaattttttgttaaacgtAATATGCTTGCTTACACATAATGTAATCTCTTAACTGATGCTTCATTCATCACATTATTACCATAAACTCTATTTATGTGTAAATTTCAGTGGGCCAAAATGTTTTCACTTTCAAAAACCGATTCACACTTGTGGACTTTACATTTGGCAGGATTTTCTGTTTTGTCACACATTTTGAAAGCATGCAAAAAATAGTAACATCCATACAGCATCTCAGTTTAGTTCACACTGAATTTATAGTGGATGAGGTTGAGTGACAATGCCCTAAATGGCCTGCTAGACCGGAGACAGATGCCaagatcaaacattttttattttctggacaGTCATCATACATCTCAAGACTATCTACATATATTTGCAGAGTTAATCCactttgtgatttatttttagattattgttGAACCAAGAATAACCAGTACATCATTTGTCTGCTATcctttgtttcattaaaattatatggttaattcaaatattttaaccagTGATACTATtaaccttgtttttttattaagatgttaCAGGTAGAAGTTTTAACCTTTAATCTCTGTTTCCCTTTCCTTCCTAAACtcatactatttataaaaaaataatgttggtaATTCAGAAAAGATAtcctgtttaaatatattattcaataatcataattgataataataagtaatttttgacATAAGAACAATAAGCTTTCATTGATTATTACCTGTATCATTCTTTccacctttttttaaacaaaaatcactaAAGCTGATTTCATAAAGTAAGAAATATCCAGAGAAAACATGATAATATGatagaaagattaattatacaagttttttttttttaattaattttgtggaatttttgcattaatctctttaaattataatgttagatgatcttatttaaatattttctctcctttttattttttgcaatttatagaaatgcttttttgaatgaatttcagATTGCAGAGATTGTTAACTCTACATTAGATTTGCATTTCCCTCCATCTGAAGGAATTAATATCATTGCTGAGCCAGGAAGATTTTATGCAGCATCAGCATTTACATTGGCAACTAACATTCATAGCAAACGTGATTCTGTTAATAACTCAATGTATTACATTAATGATGGTGTCTATGGATCTTTCAATTGCATTCTGTATGATCATGCTGTTGTATCTCCTCAACCCTTTATGGTATGTAaccgatataaatttttaaaacctattgTTACTATGACAAATGCCCTAATAAAGAGAGGCACCAGCCTGTTATTactataaatagataattttaaccaaaaatgtcatcgcttatgtatttatatattataaaacgttTGATCCATTGTCAATTTAATAGAAACTCCTCCTTGTACAGCTGTAATACTCAAAGCAATGAAGATTGGaccaattttaaatagtttatatggCCATCTTCAATCATTCTCAAGCTCTGTgtagtagtttattatttttttgttttgtttataaatgaatttctcttacatgttaatttatttttgttttcactaaATTTTAGTATATCTGtatcattaaaattgttattataatagagCCTCAGTTATTCATGATTGGTTTTTTAAGCAGCATTCAAAGTTAcagattttgaattaaataaatgtttattggatgatgtaataaaaatgagaagacttaaaaaaaaaatgagagaaacCTCTAATTAAAGAATTAAGAGGAGGATGCGTTTGACTAAACACACAGTATGTAGAAATTGTTTAGAGTAGAAGATTGTGAAGAAAAGAGGATGAGAAagaaatttggaattttaatgatgtaatatAAATCCTGAAGTGTTAAAGAAATAACACAGATAGTGAGGACaaagaaattaagataacatCTAGTTGACTGCTCACAGAAggtagatttatattaaaaaaaaattataaataaatagtttcagttaattcaaaataatctaccatattaaataatttatttttgaaaaactgctTAGGATGAACATGCAATCACGCATAAACTGTTGCGTCATAGTATGATagacaaataacataaaaaccttctttttttctgatttttatgatgGATGGTAAAAAAACAGACAGTTAAccagattattattattggattaatgTTAGGatagtacagagtgattcaaagaaacggtaaatttaaaaaattaaataacgttaatgaaaaattttttttagaaaatgaattttatttcatgtaattgtaaaaatgttgccattttacGATACATacatattagtttattttgtaaagatgacatcttgcaggtgacctcctctactacataaacactcacgaagtctcttcgttaaattgttcatggtttgacgtaacatctcaactggaatttccgcaattgcttcttggagctttgccttcagttcttccgttgtagcaggtctactgtggaacactttgcttttaagatgaccccacaaaaagtaatcgcaagctgagagatcaggcgatctgggaggccatctaatgtcaccatttcgtgaaatgacatattgtccaaacaatcggcgtacagctgccatctatattcgtgcagtatgtgacgttgctccgtcttgttgaaaccaggctgtgttaagaatttgtggaaatctcttttgttgttccacaacaaaggtttcaagcacggctacgtaacgagccgatgtcactgtaatcgcaagaccgttgtcatcatcaaaaaaataagagcctataacaccataagatgacatagcacaccacacggtcactttctggctgtacaacggacgctggtgtagctgcgtaggattttcttgtgcccagtatctgaaattttgcttgttaacaaatccactgaggtggaaatgcgcttcgtctgacatccacagttcgtgaacaaactctttgttatcatttatcttctgaagcactacattacagaattgtgctcgcacaactgcatcgttcggtttcagttcctggacgatctgcaacttgtatggatggtattgcaagaccttcactaacattcttccaacacttgaactatgcaagatgctgagagacgacggattgactggtgtggacttcgtgtgacagcatcttgtaaagcttgaaccttctgtggtgtacggacggttcactcacggcctggaggtttctttttcattgccgaaccagtttcctcaaaattagatatgcatgttttaattgcatgtgctgatggaacatggtcgtgccgtcccagattaaaatgacggcgaaattctctacgcgctccctccatactgtctttgtttttgtaaaacactttgatagcaaatgcacgttgcgcaccactccaaggatccatgacaactaaatggcaggttaggttagagaggctgtcACCACtaatcaagtggtaccaatcacccacggctaccaacacaactttcaaaatttcccgtttctttgaatcacctgtaaaACAGTATCATGCTACTAATGTGATACACTGTTTTGACTGAGACTAGTCTTAAGAGATTAATTGTACTTATTTCCTGAATGCACTTTTAAATTGATCTGTTATAAAGAAATATtccagtaaaaagaaataataaaactaattacataATATCTTATAGCTAAATAATCACATGTATTTTTCACCCTATTgaaatttaaccttttcagatcatgtagccattaAACTGGCTCTGTGCAGcgacagttttaaaacgctgttacaaaatcatttcatatcggatctaagtcggttattttttttttttttatattcacaaaggaatcagttttattatacaatttgaactacgtttatacgatgtaaaatgttgtACTTatactagaaagaatatgaccattttttctcagaaatgtgcttgtgtgtgtgtgtatgactactgtattataattgctatgagggttacggatttatttattatttacaaaaatagcgtattatattagcaacataacgatgtattgaaacacataataaaaatacataataaattatgttatacggcacacacaaaaaaaaaggaatttgagGTCTAatatatcttttctgacaaaagatatcggcaaATATGAAACACATAACGAtttgtaatgaataacagtatacagtaaaaatgttttttttttttttttgtcaatttgaaGAGTCTTttaagtggtgggaatttttataatacGTCGTTTCTGaaacatatgttactttattgtgtgagGACGAGTGCACGCAACTATTACATGTGTACAACTGCAGTAAGTTCTTACTATCGCATACCGTCGTTTcattggtaatatattatttcattatttttttcaaaattacatcggttttttttttattcagtgcgatttttttcacattgatttttttttatttgccgtaatgtttttttttttatcgagacaatgaatgacgaacagattaggtttgctcttgaAGGAATAGAATAATctatttcatgaaatccattatcgttctccagtgcagttgggttgaaatgcaaccagctgttgcgtttcctctccaagatgaggaacttgacacgacggagttacaagaaaatccaactgaccAGGCCCAAAATGATGAAGGATACGAGTTGAAAGGTCGTCTCCCGAttcttggaaatccctggttagtttgtactgataggtgtaaatatgacacactaaacagtttgccttttacgggtctggaaccaggtgcatttgtaaagaatcctgaccttttggctaaatccgctcctcGTAAGAGAGGTCAGCCTAAGAAGCGTCGTAGAAATTTATAGaatgtgcctgaatatattcctcatccccgtattcatgggcagacgccGTTTACCGTATttatgttggtttttggggctatccttgaaaaagtaacattacaaactaatttgtattttcaaagccgtagacCTGGTGGACCATTACCTAAGGACAGAGTTCAACGTGACATTAGTTTTGATCAGCtgaaacgtttctttgcaatcatcctggaaatgggtcataGTGTAAGACACACGTTACAAGAATACTGGTCAACTGACGAGGTTTCTCATATCGCTTGTTTTGGGAATACATTACTgagaactgtctttcttcatattttgaagtatttacacttcattaaccaggatccaccaatagaatcagaaatgcaaactggtaactatgGCCGTCTCTAgagagtacgcgaaatatttgaaattgcacgtcagaaatctcgtgaactctgtaATCCACAACAAATCgtagttgatgaggttttatgcgcctacaagggtagagtcttgtttcggcagtatatacctagtaaacgaaagccctttgggataaaggtttacagactttgcgataattctgggtacacattcgaTATGAGTGAATATCTCGGGAGACAACGAGAGGAACTAAATGTAAACGAAACaattactgaacgtacagttatcaatctaattgcaggttatgaaaattgtggatatcatttgtatatggacaatttttttcatccctgcaattatatcgacgactgaaagatgtgggaattctagcttgtggaacagctcgatccaatcatgctggaatgccagctgaattcacacgaaacagacATAAGcaattaggtttgaccagacaccggttagcctgtcgtacgacactggatggaataattaatcttgtattctattcaatgacaagcgaatggtaacacttctgtcttctattcatgggcctgctgaagagggtaaatacagtgtaacaattcGCGGCACAGAAAATGTTGTgagacctgtaatgattgtagaCTACAATAATTACATGAGGGCTGTTGATCTATCTGATCGtctgtcttcaagctattacttacataggcgcatgacaaaatggacgaaaaaactttttttccacattttttataTGCTCCTTGTCAATGCTTATACAGCTTACAAGTCAGTCAATAAGATGGAGAAGAACCAATCCTTCAGATTGTTTCGAAATGAGGTTTTAAAAgggcttgtttcatcatctcctacgggattttctgcacgaggatcttatgtaagaaatcaTGAATTGTTATgtcttgaaagttgtgaagcaagacattATCCTAAAAgtgagggaacaaacagttttagacaatgtGTTGTGTGCTCGGCAAATGGCATTCGCGTAACATCAGTCTggaggtgtgtggcttgtgaggtaccaTTCTGCATAGACggatgctttctcgtgtatcacacacgccaaaatatcaccaactaggggtaagtgctttttatttataaatttattacttcattttatttgttttggttatttattatttgtcatctatttcattcttttgttttttggggaatctcccatatagcgatttttttatgtgttaggGTAAAAACTAGTGCGCActtgtaatttcttattttatatattacgattttatatacttagtaacataaaaaatacctgttgtttataccgaatagcttgtaattactggggtaattatttatgcgtttcatgaactttattaccccccccccccgggCGTGTAATagcaatactctgttgtaaaagaaattttttcacgtAATAAATGTTCTtaggaagtcttataatttttttaaaaaattttacattatatgtaacactaagaaaaaataaataactataaaaatttctcgaaactgatatgctaattaatctgtgatttatgacacaggtttttcatcatattttgcccaactttcaaccgatttgcttgaaagtattattttttttaaatcagcaaactatgtttcataaacacaaatcaaaaaaaaaaaaatttgctaataaaaaacgcggtagaaatgcgaaaaaaaattctgcaattaaattatcgtaatttttgtacggtttcaaattttttgttgttacaggcataaaaaatatccaattgtaaggttttttgtcagaatctgttaaatctcgttaatatactgtaatttttttaagggtagcataagactatgaagggaggcaatcagataccaacatattttcgcggagcgctaagaagcgcggagcattgtgatgggaGAAGGTTAAGGTAATTGTTGTACTAGTAATTTTTTCCCAATTGATTCCATAAGCTCCTAGGAATGACAAATTGTCAAGGTCctactgtatttctaaaaataaaaatattgtgtctTAATTAGTGATAATAATCAACAACttctaaaaatactatatttataaatgtcgACAAATTTAATGATCTACAGTCAGAATTTGACAATAATATCCTTAAGTTTCCATCGCTGACCATTGAATCATAATCTGTATTAAGAATCTGtcacaaaatatttcactatacgtactagtttttactttattattctttgcactctttaaatgttattactgatAGATATTTTCCTGCTTGTCTGCAGTATATCCTACAATTTCTTTTACTTAcgacagtatatttttattttatgatcgcATTCATGTATCAGTTTTTCCTCTGTATTCCTAACCACAAACAGGCTCTCTTAGTGCTTGGAAGCTTCTGGTCAATCAGCTGTTTTGAGAAAATGctaggaattttttaaaacagatcaGCTTCTTGCTATCAGTTCTGATAACATCTGAATCCTAGTTGTACAAAATctatgaagtaaaaatgaaaatgaaattttctcaTTTGGATTCATATATTGAATTACCCAATCTAACCATCAACCTACCAATTATACCTTATTCTCCTATTACACATAAAGACGTGTAGACATGAGAGTATTTGTGAACTTTCTCAAGTACTTTTTCTCCCTGCTACAAAACCTACCTTAATCCTACTGGTTCTACTCATATTGCCTGCTTTGTTTCCATgccactatttatttatttttatactgcaaCGGTGTATGCAACATAAAAATTGTACAGTATTATACTGAAAAAactgtagttatttattatttaccaaaaatgGAATAGAAGTTTATTATatacagttaaaagaataacaataaataaaatctgtctttttctggttgtattttttttcattatttatttcctgCTTTATACAAGCTGTGATTGGAAAGATTTTTAAATCAGGTACTGCCACTGCTCAGTAGGAGTGAGTAGGTTTGCCTGCAAGAGTGAAAGGGAAAGGTTTTTTAACCTTGAAATATCCTGAAAAAATCACTCTGATATCTTTTTTCAGTAGAGAGTGGCAGCCCAGTAGAAGAAgacatttttctgttttcagcAGATTACTGATTttgtaaaattgatgaaaaaatggatcaagtttgtttcaaattttgtttgaaaaccaaAAATCAGCTTTGGAGACTTATGAACATTAAAGCAGCTTTTGAGGTAAATGTTTGAgccagtaaaatgtttttaccatGTTTAATAGATTCAAAGACCGCTGCGAATCAGTCGAAAATGACCCCTAATCTAGCCAATATTCCACTACAAAACCAACAAAAACATTGTGAAAGTTCACGATTTAGTGCGCTCTGACCATAGACTTATAATTAGGGAAATAGCTGATTAACTGAATTCAAATTTGAACAAGTCTGTGAAATTCATTCCAAAACTTGTCAGACCAGTAGAAATTACAAACTTGAAGAATCCCAAGAATTGATTAATTGGGCCGAAACTGATCCAAATTTGTTAAGTAGGATAATTATTGGCAATGATTCTCATGGGTTTACATATATAGAGAAACAAAGGCACAATAATCTTTGCAAAAGAGTCCATATTGACCACAACCGAGAAAAGTGCAACAATTGGTCGAATGTGAAGACAATGTTGGtggttttctttaattctatGAATATCGTGCATAATGAATTTATTCCTAGGGAGCAGACAGTCAACTAGGAATATAAAAGTATCCTTCAGCATTTGCACAAAAATGTACAGAAGGAGGCTTGCACTCTGGTGGACAAGGTTGGGTCCTCCACTACAACAATTCACTGGCTCATTGTGCTTTCTCAGTCACGGAAGTTTTGACCAAATTTCAAATTCCTGTGATTCTACAACCCCCCCCCTAACCCCCTGATTTAGCCCCTATTGACTTTTACCTGTTTGTTAGATTGGAATTTTTGCTGAAAGGAAACCAGTTTGACTCAATTGAAGACATCAGGCAAAATTTGGAGAAGGTTTATAACATGATTAAGAAAGAAAATCTCCAGAAATTCTTCCAAAAGCAGAAACATTGTTGAATCTGTGAGTTCAGTGAGaaggggactattttgaaggaaTTCCATCACAATAGCCTTTAAGTACTGCCAGTTGGGAAATACAAGTCCAGTCCTAAAACTTCCAGTCTCAccttgcagttttttttttattctgcataatCTTCACTTATCAGTTGTTATGCTGTGAGCCCCCAGATTCATGTCTTGAAGTTGTTACTTGTAACTGGATTTGAtcattgagttttattttaattaatgatattgaCTCTCTAATTGTTAATCCCCCCCTCCCTCCTAAGACTGGATAAGACCAACACCTGTTGAACTATAATTTGCTAAGCAGTATGTTGTGGACAGtataatgtagaataaaattgttacttgtaccttcttggtttttttttatgtatttggtaGCCATTTTAATAGTTTCTTTCTAAACTTTCatagatgtattataataaataattcagttaatttaattttttctaaataggtTAATCCAAAACCTGTAACCAAGTTACAGCCAGCTAGTGTATGGGGGCCAACATGTGATGGTTTGGATCAAGTTGTCGACAACTGTTTGTTACCACCTCTTGATATCGGTGATTGGCTTATTTTTGAAGATATGGGTGCGTATACATTGCCTGTTGCTAGTCAGTTCAATGGGTTCCCTGTCCCAAAAGTCCATGCTGTTATTGATGAAGCTCTTTGGTAAGTTTCTTTAACTACTTAATTTATCATGATCTTTAATTTGAATTCTTACTTAACTACAAAAAGCCTTTCCACCTCACACTGATTATAAAATTGTCAGGTTTCTGCTATTTTAAACgtgtaatgttttataatagtAACATGTACTGTTTATTTACaccatgaaaaaatatatattttagtaataatatatattttattttgaaatatatatgaaaaaaatatatatatatatatatttatcatttcattactGAAGTATGTTTTTAGTGTTTTTCTATGAATTCTCTCTAAAAGTTATTACAGCACTATGCTACTGACAAAAACACATAGTATTCAAAtatgtttcaatttaaattttatttttaaaattaaaataatatatttctttaatagtgCAGTTATAATAGTTGTAgcaaacatataatattattctgaatATACAAAATAGGTTGtcttaaaattctgtattttacatccaaagttttccattaaaaaaaattaaaatacaaccaTTTGCAAAACATtgccatttaatttaattaagctaAAGATTTGGTAGAagacaaattccttttttttaaaagaatgacaGAAGTCATTTcctcatgtttttttatttatttatcaaattaaaaatactcaaacaatatttttttcaatcagtgatttataaatatattagattaaaatatgattatggtcaagtagtttattaaacattttatctaacCTAAAAAGAAATTTGTGAAATTGCTTGATATTGTTTTGATTGTTcagttataaacaataaaattaacattaattttcttttgtgaaaGTGGTAAAGActatccattattttttaaatcatattctcCTTCA belongs to Lycorma delicatula isolate Av1 chromosome 1, ASM4794821v1, whole genome shotgun sequence and includes:
- the LOC142325256 gene encoding ornithine decarboxylase-like isoform X2, with the translated sequence MRLVELDDQIHILEPQADAQTVLRNIIETGIQEDAFYVLDVGDIVKKHKEWKIKMPRVEPFYAVKCNDSLIVLEVLAALGTGFDCASKGEINKVLSLGVDPSRILFANPAKLKSHIHHAANQGVDLMTFDNECELHKVKNFFPSARLILRIRCDSTISQCPLGMKFGCDPLTEAPHLLEVANSLGLNVVGISFHVGSGCQDPPVFERAITAARNLFDIGLHLGFNMNILDIGGGFPGNKGTSIDKIAEIVNSTLDLHFPPSEGINIIAEPGRFYAASAFTLATNIHSKRDSVNNSMYYINDGVYGSFNCILYDHAVVSPQPFMVNPKPVTKLQPASVWGPTCDGLDQVVDNCLLPPLDIGDWLIFEDMGAYTLPVASQFNGFPVPKVHAVIDEALW
- the LOC142325256 gene encoding ornithine decarboxylase-like isoform X1, translated to MRLVELDDQIHILEPQADAQTVLRNIIETGIQEDAFYVLDVGDIVKKHKEWKIKMPRVEPFYAVKCNDSLIVLEVLAALGTGFDCASKGEINKVLSLGVDPSRILFANPAKLKSHIHHAANQGVDLMTFDNECELHKVKNFFPSARLILRIRCDSTISQCPLGMKFGCDPLTEAPHLLEVANSLGLNVVGISFHVGSGCQDPPVFERAITAARNLFDIGLHLGFNMNILDIGGGFPGNKGTSIDKIAEIVNSTLDLHFPPSEGINIIAEPGRFYAASAFTLATNIHSKRDSVNNSMYYINDGVYGSFNCILYDHAVVSPQPFMVNPKPVTKLQPASVWGPTCDGLDQVVDNCLLPPLDIGDWLIFEDMGAYTLPVASQFNGFPVPKVHAVIDEALWLLLKDRHPLTEEHFTMDSGPYWAESWNQTDSIAQIPSFLLNDILD